Proteins from a single region of Apium graveolens cultivar Ventura chromosome 7, ASM990537v1, whole genome shotgun sequence:
- the LOC141673057 gene encoding mitotic checkpoint protein BUB3.2-like: MAAVTMGREISNPPTDGISNIRFSNSSDHLLVSSWDKTVRLYDATSNLLKGEFKHAAPVLDCCFHDDSSGFTASADNTVTRLVFGYAREDVLGRHGAPVRCIEYSYATGQVVSGSWDKNLKCWDPRGASGQERTLVGTYNQMERVYSLSVNGHRLVAATAGRHVNIYDLRNMSQPEQRRESSLKYQTRCVRCYPNQTGYALSSVEGRVAMEFFDTSEAGQSKKYAFKCHRKTEAGRDIVYPVNAIAFHPIYGTFATGGCDGYVNVWDGNNKKRLYQYLKYPSSIAALSFSRDGKLLAVASSYTYEEGEKPHEPDSIFVRSVNEVEVKPKPKMVANPST, encoded by the exons CATCCTGGGACAAGACTGTTCGTTTATACGATGCTACTAGTAATTTACTTAAAGGAGAGTTTAAACACGCTGCTCCTGTTTTAGATTGCTGTTTTCATGATGATTCCTCCGGTTTCACTGCCTCTGCTGATAATACTGTCACCag GCTTGTTTTCGGTTATGCTAGGGAGGATGTTTTGGGAAGGCACGGTGCACCTGTCCGCTGCATTGAATATTCTTATGCAACTG GCCAAGTTGTGAGTGGTAGTTGGGACAAGAACCTTAAGTGTTGGGACCCTAGAGGAGCCAGCGGCCAGGAACGCACTCTTGTCGGAACTTACAATCAAATGGAGCGTGTTTATTCTCTCTCTGTTAATGGACATCGTTTAGTTGCTGCTACTGCAGGTCGCCATGTCAATATCTATGATTTGCGCAATATGTCTCAACCTGAACAAAGAAGGGAATCTTCTCTCAAATATCAAACCAGATGCGTGCGCTGTTATCCTAATCAAACAG GTTATGCTCTTAGCTCTGTGGAAGGTCGAGTGGCAATGGAATTTTTCGATACTTCTGAAGCTGGTCAATCCAAAAA GTATGCCTTCAAGTGCCACCGGAAAACAGAAGCTGGAAGAGACATAGTGTATCCTGTAAATGCCATTGCTTTTCACCCCAT CTATGGTACCTTTGCAACTGGAGGTTGCGATGGTTATGTTAATGTGTGGGATGGAAACAACAAGAAGAGGTTGTATCAG TACCTAAAATACCCTTCAAGCATTGCTGCGTTATCGTTTAGTAGAGATGGCAAACTTTTGGCTGTTGCATCAAGTTATACCTATGAAGAGGGAGAAAAACC TCATGAACCGGATTCAATTTTTGTGCGCAGCGTGAATGAAGTGGAAGTGAAACCAAAACCGAAAATGGTAGCTAATCCTTCAACATAA